A genomic region of Deinococcus sp. KSM4-11 contains the following coding sequences:
- a CDS encoding PA2169 family four-helix-bundle protein, with protein MGAAVHRTWLNVRDAVNGREGRMVVSETERGEDAVFQNYQDVLNESERPTDLRAFVQAQDAMFKASHDLNHEMNTH; from the coding sequence GTGGGGGCCGCGGTTCACCGCACCTGGCTGAACGTCCGTGACGCCGTGAATGGTCGCGAGGGTCGGATGGTCGTGTCTGAGACCGAGCGCGGAGAGGACGCTGTCTTCCAGAACTACCAGGACGTCCTGAATGAGTCGGAAAGGCCCACCGACCTCCGGGCCTTCGTTCAGGCGCAGGATGCAATGTTCAAGGCCAGCCACGACCTCAATCACGAGATGAACACCCACTGA
- a CDS encoding class I SAM-dependent rRNA methyltransferase, with protein MGTPSFVDPAPLAVRRAHLPAQGTTIYRAAHTTETDGLYALDVAGDAGILNLYDPLGEAAEVQLAAACADAAGLAGVYVKRRPPEARHLANVARHDLSPPEPIWGGARPEVTAMENGVPFLIRPGADLSVGLFTDARPARAWVRANAGGRVLNTFAYTCGFGLNAALGGAASVKNVDLSRKVLAWGQENYALSGLSAPDTDFLYGDVFGWLTRLGRRGDEFDLVILDPPSFARGKNVVWRAERDYGGLMSSAAGVTVPGGRVLALLNHAGVESGAFERLCRAGLEQAGRSGRIMESLGPGEDYPGAGHLKVHVWQLD; from the coding sequence GTGGGCACACCGTCCTTCGTTGATCCTGCTCCGCTGGCCGTCCGCCGCGCCCACCTGCCCGCGCAGGGCACCACCATCTACCGCGCCGCGCACACCACCGAGACGGACGGCCTGTACGCGCTGGACGTGGCCGGGGATGCGGGCATCCTGAACCTGTATGACCCGCTGGGCGAAGCCGCCGAGGTTCAGCTGGCCGCCGCCTGCGCGGACGCGGCCGGGTTGGCGGGCGTGTACGTGAAGCGCCGTCCCCCCGAAGCGCGCCATCTGGCGAACGTGGCCCGCCATGACCTGTCGCCCCCAGAGCCGATTTGGGGCGGCGCGAGGCCCGAGGTCACCGCGATGGAGAACGGTGTTCCCTTCCTGATCCGCCCAGGTGCCGACCTGAGCGTGGGGCTGTTCACGGATGCCCGGCCGGCCCGCGCGTGGGTGCGGGCGAACGCAGGTGGGCGCGTGTTGAACACCTTCGCGTACACCTGCGGTTTCGGCCTGAACGCGGCGCTCGGGGGCGCGGCGAGCGTGAAGAACGTGGATCTGTCGCGCAAGGTGCTCGCGTGGGGCCAGGAAAACTACGCCCTTAGCGGCCTGAGCGCGCCGGACACGGATTTCCTGTACGGCGACGTGTTCGGGTGGCTGACCCGCCTGGGCCGTCGGGGCGACGAATTCGATCTGGTGATCCTCGATCCGCCGAGTTTCGCGCGCGGGAAAAATGTGGTGTGGCGGGCCGAACGCGATTATGGCGGTCTGATGTCGTCGGCCGCGGGCGTCACCGTGCCGGGCGGCCGGGTGCTGGCCCTGCTGAACCATGCGGGGGTGGAGTCCGGCGCCTTCGAGCGGCTGTGTCGCGCGGGACTTGAACAGGCGGGACGTTCCGGCCGGATCATGGAAAGCCTGGGGCCGGGCGAGGACTACCCCGGCGCAGGTCACCTGAAGGTGCACGTGTGGCAACTGGACTGA
- a CDS encoding tetratricopeptide repeat protein — MSLTLLPDLGDLLRVHPQYNAGTVVELLAFLGAREVLWATSDDPDHPLRDALPAAGVSIREGFMVDWAWADAEHAQLQAFLNQYPQGRERWRDAGRAEHAFAERLTAPMTAATLLAAETMAAAREYHGQIRAALDEGPGTRWRERRLATLAETLASEQGVALLPLDDVPGLLPLLPDASLPDVSAFMPGETSRLRALADRAWRLAEDDDLNALLAALARESGDRITPRAELDAASASIYLAVGDLQTSRDLLERAAHGLTDDQPRSLSGLTLARLGQVRDALGDRELAVRTYRAVLALGYAPQVALETAHAGLNEAFALNLDG, encoded by the coding sequence ATGTCTCTGACCCTGCTGCCGGATCTGGGCGACCTGCTCAGGGTGCACCCGCAGTACAACGCAGGCACCGTCGTCGAACTGCTGGCGTTCCTGGGTGCGCGCGAGGTGCTGTGGGCGACCTCCGACGATCCGGACCATCCCCTGCGCGACGCGCTGCCCGCGGCGGGCGTCAGTATTCGGGAGGGCTTCATGGTCGACTGGGCGTGGGCGGATGCGGAACACGCGCAGTTGCAGGCGTTCCTGAACCAGTACCCGCAGGGCCGCGAGCGGTGGCGGGATGCGGGCCGGGCGGAGCACGCGTTCGCCGAGCGGCTGACGGCGCCCATGACCGCCGCCACTCTTCTGGCCGCAGAGACGATGGCTGCCGCAAGGGAGTACCACGGGCAGATCCGCGCGGCGTTGGACGAAGGCCCGGGAACGCGCTGGCGCGAGCGCCGTCTGGCCACCCTGGCCGAGACCCTGGCCAGCGAGCAGGGCGTGGCGCTGCTTCCCCTGGACGACGTGCCCGGCCTGCTGCCGCTGCTGCCGGATGCCTCCCTGCCGGACGTCTCCGCGTTCATGCCCGGCGAGACCAGCCGCCTGCGGGCGCTCGCAGACCGCGCGTGGAGGCTCGCCGAGGACGATGATCTGAACGCCCTGCTGGCCGCCCTGGCCCGCGAGAGCGGCGACCGGATCACCCCACGTGCGGAACTGGACGCCGCCTCCGCCAGTATCTACCTCGCGGTGGGGGATCTCCAGACGTCACGTGACCTGCTGGAACGCGCCGCGCACGGCCTCACGGACGACCAGCCGCGCAGCCTGAGCGGCCTGACCCTGGCCCGGCTGGGGCAGGTGCGTGACGCCCTGGGCGACCGCGAACTGGCCGTCCGCACCTACCGGGCGGTGCTGGCCCTGGGTTACGCGCCGCAGGTGGCGCTGGAGACCGCGCATGCGGGCCTGAACGAAGCGTTCGCGCTGAACCTGGACGGGTAG
- a CDS encoding phospho-N-acetylmuramoyl-pentapeptide-transferase, producing the protein MTVMAALLSWFLVGLFIRVSKARGWGQPIRVDGPAHQHKEGTPTAGGVPFVLALAAVFFPLYFTGHAGGQRELIIILGALAMGVIGGIDDLLKVRSRMVGGKKELLAREKFPLQFIVAVVFAYFAAPLAAHELLPGLGRWGDMALITFVMVGSVNAFNFADGLDGLLAGIAIIVLLPLFALSPSAALLVAVLLGFLWFNAHPARVFMGDMGSHAIGAIAAGAYILYADVWLLPIAAIMPVVAVLSVVIQVISFRTRGGKRVFKMSPIQHHFEHPDVGWPEMHVVMRFWMVTALATAGVWWLLGGRP; encoded by the coding sequence ATGACGGTCATGGCCGCGCTGCTGTCGTGGTTCCTGGTGGGCCTGTTCATTCGGGTCAGCAAGGCCCGCGGCTGGGGCCAGCCGATCCGCGTGGACGGCCCGGCGCACCAGCACAAGGAAGGCACGCCCACGGCGGGCGGGGTTCCCTTCGTGCTGGCACTGGCCGCCGTGTTCTTCCCGCTGTACTTCACCGGTCATGCCGGCGGCCAGCGGGAACTGATCATCATCCTGGGCGCCCTCGCCATGGGCGTGATCGGCGGCATCGACGACCTGCTGAAGGTGCGCTCGCGCATGGTGGGTGGTAAGAAGGAGCTGCTGGCACGCGAGAAGTTCCCGCTCCAGTTCATCGTGGCCGTGGTATTCGCCTACTTTGCCGCGCCCCTGGCTGCCCATGAGCTGCTGCCGGGCCTGGGCCGCTGGGGGGACATGGCCCTGATCACCTTCGTGATGGTCGGCTCGGTGAACGCCTTCAATTTCGCCGATGGTCTGGACGGCCTGCTGGCGGGTATCGCGATCATCGTGCTGCTGCCGCTGTTCGCCCTGTCGCCCTCGGCGGCGCTGCTGGTGGCCGTGCTGCTGGGCTTCCTGTGGTTCAACGCGCACCCGGCGCGGGTCTTCATGGGCGACATGGGCAGCCACGCGATCGGGGCCATCGCGGCCGGGGCGTACATCCTGTACGCGGACGTGTGGCTGCTGCCCATCGCGGCGATCATGCCGGTGGTGGCCGTGCTGAGCGTGGTCATCCAGGTGATCTCCTTCCGCACGCGCGGCGGCAAGCGGGTGTTCAAGATGTCGCCTATCCAGCATCACTTCGAGCACCCGGATGTCGGCTGGCCGGAAATGCACGTCGTCATGCGCTTCTGGATGGTCACGGCGCTGGCCACGGCCGGCGTGTGGTGGCTGCTCGGCGGCCGGCCCTGA
- a CDS encoding monothiol bacilliredoxin BrxC family protein has product MTQTHDAQNAAPTQEQVLVPLTTPEDVDTFLKEYPLAAVFKAGTCHKTMQGFGVLETFLQKHDLPVGFIRVVDWRPASNHVADLTGIQHQSPQLILFQDGQPQFEVNNWDITPEALTPVFTAHVPVREGVAAVTGSEGVEPYRRLMRAYLDGQLSDWAFQDQYVTMFRDDASLRSQREFEALSRLFGDPDAYHGGLHQLGAPQERGDLRPRVAALLNDLS; this is encoded by the coding sequence ATGACGCAGACCCACGATGCCCAGAACGCCGCCCCGACGCAGGAACAGGTGCTCGTGCCCCTGACCACCCCCGAGGACGTCGATACCTTCCTGAAGGAATACCCGCTGGCGGCCGTGTTCAAGGCCGGCACCTGCCACAAGACCATGCAGGGCTTCGGCGTGCTGGAAACCTTCCTCCAGAAGCATGATCTGCCGGTGGGCTTCATCCGCGTGGTGGACTGGCGGCCCGCGAGCAACCACGTGGCCGACCTGACCGGCATCCAGCACCAGAGCCCGCAGCTGATCCTGTTCCAGGACGGCCAGCCGCAGTTCGAGGTGAACAACTGGGACATCACGCCCGAGGCGCTCACGCCGGTGTTCACGGCGCACGTGCCGGTGCGTGAGGGCGTGGCGGCCGTGACCGGAAGCGAGGGCGTGGAACCCTACCGCCGCCTGATGCGCGCGTACCTGGACGGCCAGCTGTCCGACTGGGCCTTCCAGGATCAGTACGTGACCATGTTCCGCGACGATGCCAGCCTGCGCAGCCAGCGTGAATTCGAGGCCCTTTCGCGGCTGTTCGGTGATCCGGACGCGTACCACGGCGGCCTGCACCAGCTGGGCGCCCCGCAGGAGCGCGGCGACCTTCGTCCGCGCGTGGCGGCGCTGCTCAACGACCTGAGCTGA
- a CDS encoding 23S rRNA (pseudouridine(1915)-N(3))-methyltransferase RlmH, which produces MRLHLITVGEPKLAYARAGWEEYEKRLRRYHKLQVTRVVGKSQTLESEAVRRAAGRAPLILLDPRGQQFTSEGLAAFLEARALAGDGELAFAVGGPEGHTDELRATASALWSLGQLTLPHDLAMVVLVEALYRASTITAGEPYHRG; this is translated from the coding sequence GTGCGACTGCACCTGATCACCGTCGGGGAACCGAAGCTCGCGTATGCCCGCGCCGGCTGGGAGGAATACGAGAAGCGGCTGCGGCGGTACCACAAACTTCAGGTCACGCGTGTCGTCGGGAAGTCGCAGACCCTGGAAAGTGAAGCCGTACGCCGGGCAGCGGGCCGCGCGCCGCTCATTCTGCTCGACCCGCGCGGTCAGCAATTCACGTCGGAGGGCCTCGCGGCTTTCCTGGAGGCCCGCGCACTCGCTGGTGACGGTGAGCTGGCCTTCGCGGTGGGCGGCCCGGAGGGCCATACGGACGAGCTGCGGGCCACGGCCAGTGCGCTGTGGAGTCTGGGACAGCTGACGTTGCCGCACGATCTGGCGATGGTGGTGCTGGTCGAGGCCCTGTACCGCGCGTCCACGATCACGGCCGGGGAGCCGTACCACCGAGGGTAA
- the rsmI gene encoding 16S rRNA (cytidine(1402)-2'-O)-methyltransferase, with product MTDAPTEPDAELEPRVWLVPTPVGNLGDITLRAVEVLRGADAVACEDTRRSGALLSHLGIRKPLVRLDAHTMGRAAAVLEKHPRLAYVSDAGTPGISDPGAELVQAAIEADIPVEVLPGATAFVPALVLSGLPTGRFTFEGFLPRSGRERKERLEAVATRAETSVLYESPHRLAATLRDLAGVCGPERAASVTRELSKKFEETVRGTLDDLAAHFAGEVKGEIVLVVDGHAASVEPASPEAYRAEAAALAAGGHAARDIRDLLMARGLRKNDAYALALQVTSAASPGHETS from the coding sequence ATGACTGACGCGCCGACGGAACCCGACGCCGAACTGGAGCCGCGCGTGTGGCTGGTGCCCACGCCGGTCGGGAACCTGGGCGACATCACCCTGAGGGCGGTGGAGGTGCTGCGCGGTGCGGACGCGGTCGCGTGCGAGGACACCCGCCGCAGCGGCGCGCTGCTCTCGCACCTGGGCATCCGCAAGCCGCTGGTGCGGCTGGACGCGCACACCATGGGTCGTGCGGCGGCCGTGCTGGAGAAACATCCCCGCCTGGCCTACGTGTCGGACGCAGGCACGCCGGGCATCAGCGATCCGGGCGCGGAACTCGTGCAGGCAGCCATCGAAGCCGACATTCCGGTCGAGGTGCTCCCTGGCGCGACGGCCTTCGTGCCCGCGCTGGTGCTCTCGGGCCTGCCGACCGGGCGCTTCACTTTCGAGGGCTTCCTGCCGCGTTCCGGCCGCGAACGCAAGGAGCGCCTGGAGGCGGTGGCCACGCGCGCCGAGACGAGCGTCCTGTACGAGAGCCCGCACCGGCTGGCGGCCACGTTGCGCGACCTCGCGGGGGTCTGTGGCCCCGAGCGGGCGGCGAGCGTGACCCGTGAACTGTCCAAGAAGTTTGAGGAGACCGTGCGGGGAACGCTGGACGACCTGGCCGCGCATTTTGCCGGCGAGGTGAAGGGTGAGATCGTGCTCGTCGTGGACGGTCACGCTGCGTCTGTGGAGCCGGCCAGCCCGGAGGCGTACCGCGCCGAGGCCGCCGCCCTGGCGGCCGGGGGCCACGCGGCGCGAGATATACGTGACCTTCTCATGGCGCGGGGTTTGCGTAAGAATGACGCATATGCCCTGGCCCTGCAGGTCACCAGCGCGGCCAGTCCTGGCCACGAGACGTCCTAG
- a CDS encoding HAMP domain-containing protein encodes MKYTVLINQAVGDSAREPLELQLTQRFGLSAEQAGRLASRRTGRLMKPTSRARAELLLGLFQAVGADVTLESVRDETSVLDESFQGVPDHSPFHVATPALDDALLAPTRRPLAPEPFGGSMPAWPSAPVTAEPLNPLLSTPAFGVEPVHSAADLGFPSFADVHPAPTGSAGAMHATTAEVLTLEPGTFGRLTAPAPSALGGVAAPTPEVDVWSDFTGALTMHEPASVPDVKAEEVVPVMMPVAADDRAAARGARVPLSRRLLLATLLPLVLAAAVTLLLLSALLPRLQSQVVQDQARTLAATLGTTLTTGSESLAYMQLDTVLKDPNVAFVRIEKPGGVTYLRSKDLKVNDTWNKSVATWTTGHPNGGVMRLGGGTYVVTRLSVVGNAIGQPTAMPVGAEKGELIHRVTVGLKNDVFSANLRNTILLVIVTSLFSLAIASYLANRAARAIVQPIEQLVKSADAISMGDLSRSVSLERNDEIGDLSQALERMRLSLESALERLRRRKRE; translated from the coding sequence ATGAAGTACACAGTTCTGATCAATCAGGCGGTGGGCGACTCGGCCCGTGAACCCCTGGAACTCCAACTCACCCAGCGGTTCGGCTTGAGCGCCGAGCAGGCCGGTCGTCTGGCTTCCCGGCGCACCGGCCGCCTGATGAAACCCACCAGCCGCGCCCGCGCCGAACTGCTGCTCGGTCTGTTCCAGGCGGTCGGCGCCGACGTGACCCTGGAGTCCGTGCGGGACGAGACGAGCGTCCTCGACGAATCCTTCCAGGGCGTGCCGGACCACTCGCCGTTCCACGTGGCGACGCCGGCCCTGGACGACGCCCTGCTTGCCCCGACCCGCCGTCCCCTGGCCCCGGAGCCCTTCGGGGGGTCAATGCCCGCGTGGCCCAGCGCGCCGGTCACCGCCGAACCCCTGAATCCGCTGCTCTCGACACCCGCCTTCGGGGTCGAACCCGTGCACTCGGCGGCGGATCTGGGCTTTCCCTCATTCGCGGACGTGCATCCGGCGCCAACGGGCTCTGCCGGGGCCATGCACGCCACGACGGCCGAGGTGCTCACGCTGGAACCCGGCACCTTCGGCCGCCTCACCGCCCCGGCACCGAGCGCGCTGGGCGGCGTCGCGGCCCCCACGCCCGAGGTGGACGTGTGGTCGGACTTCACTGGGGCGCTGACCATGCACGAACCCGCGAGTGTGCCCGACGTGAAGGCCGAGGAGGTCGTCCCTGTCATGATGCCAGTCGCTGCCGACGACCGGGCGGCCGCGCGGGGAGCCCGCGTGCCGCTGTCGCGGCGGCTGCTGCTGGCCACGCTGCTGCCACTCGTGCTGGCCGCAGCCGTGACTCTGCTGCTCCTGAGCGCCCTGCTGCCCAGATTGCAGAGTCAGGTAGTGCAGGATCAGGCCCGCACTCTCGCGGCCACCCTGGGCACCACGCTGACCACGGGCAGCGAGAGCCTCGCGTACATGCAGCTGGACACGGTGCTGAAAGACCCCAACGTGGCCTTCGTTCGGATCGAGAAACCCGGCGGCGTGACCTACCTGCGCTCCAAGGACCTCAAGGTGAACGACACATGGAACAAGAGCGTCGCCACCTGGACGACCGGGCACCCCAACGGCGGGGTCATGCGGCTGGGCGGAGGCACGTACGTCGTGACCCGCCTGTCCGTGGTCGGGAATGCCATCGGGCAGCCCACGGCCATGCCGGTCGGCGCCGAGAAGGGCGAGCTGATCCACCGGGTCACGGTCGGTCTGAAGAACGACGTGTTCAGCGCCAACCTCCGCAACACCATCCTGCTGGTGATCGTGACCTCCCTGTTCAGCTTGGCGATCGCGTCCTACCTGGCAAACCGTGCGGCGCGGGCCATCGTGCAGCCCATCGAGCAGCTCGTGAAATCGGCCGACGCGATCAGCATGGGCGACCTGTCGCGCTCGGTGTCGCTGGAACGCAACGACGAGATTGGCGACCTGTCGCAGGCCCTGGAACGCATGCGCCTGAGCCTGGAATCCGCCCTGGAACGCCTGCGCCGTCGTAAGCGCGAATAG
- a CDS encoding bifunctional (p)ppGpp synthetase/guanosine-3',5'-bis(diphosphate) 3'-pyrophosphohydrolase, with protein MKELRRLTADRPEVERSGIERAYEFAKHAHHGVKRRSGEPYITHPVAVAVVLAQLGMDTDSIMAGLLHDTVEDVEDVTFEGIEEHFGPDVRRIVEGETKVSKLSKQGSQAAEVSDAGRDLQAENLRQMLIAMTDDIRIIVVKLADRLHNMRTLGAMKPEKQVRIARETMEVFAPLAHRLGIGQIKWELEDLSFQYLYPDEYEELLKRLRTRQDERQTLIEQAVEQLNEALLDDLELPEWVLDIDIAGRSKHLWSIHTKMQREGKGLEQIFDLLAIRVILTPKDLIVPPGTDEKRRERAIETREKRICYHTVSIVHSAWTPLPGRFKDYIAVPKPNGYQSLHTTVISQSGQPIEVQIRSRRMHEVAEYGIAAHWMYKQGSQLAQKDRENWIAQLRELQNEINDASDYMDAVKSDILSQRVRVFTPKGMAISLPLGSTPVDFAYHIHSRIGETTIGARVNGSIVPLSYRLGNGDMVEIVTSKNGHPSKDWLNFTVTRSARTKIRHHFRTQERAEALKKGHDLLERHLRKRQLPVRQLMRTKLLEEAAQKLLGTRNPDDLYFALSAGKIMPATVGRVLSPSLASEQGTAPAKRAAKPRPTPDTGGVYVEGFTTTTKLSNCCSPIRGDQIMGYLTRGRGVSVHRIDCPNMIRLLKDEPERCVAASWDAETPGSTLVDVDVIGPDRSGLLADVLGVLSSQKRSPLKVEAKVGVDHVAHILLRLAVTGNADLATVRTALLRVEGVTDMVRLGRDGRARSGSSA; from the coding sequence ATGAAGGAACTCAGACGCCTGACGGCGGATCGGCCGGAGGTCGAGCGAAGCGGCATCGAGCGTGCCTACGAATTCGCGAAGCACGCCCACCACGGCGTGAAACGCCGCAGCGGTGAGCCGTACATCACGCACCCGGTCGCGGTCGCGGTGGTGCTGGCCCAGCTCGGCATGGACACCGATTCGATCATGGCCGGACTGCTCCACGACACGGTCGAGGACGTCGAGGACGTCACCTTCGAGGGCATCGAGGAACATTTCGGGCCGGACGTGCGCCGCATCGTGGAGGGCGAGACGAAGGTCAGCAAGCTCTCCAAGCAGGGCTCGCAGGCGGCCGAGGTCAGCGACGCCGGACGCGACCTGCAGGCCGAGAACCTGCGCCAGATGCTGATCGCCATGACCGACGACATCCGCATCATCGTGGTGAAGCTCGCGGATCGGCTGCACAACATGCGGACGCTGGGCGCCATGAAACCCGAAAAGCAGGTGCGGATCGCGCGGGAGACGATGGAGGTCTTCGCGCCGCTCGCGCACCGCCTGGGGATCGGGCAGATCAAGTGGGAACTGGAAGACCTGAGTTTCCAGTACCTGTACCCGGACGAGTACGAGGAACTCCTCAAGCGGCTGCGCACCCGGCAGGACGAGCGGCAGACCCTGATCGAACAGGCGGTCGAGCAACTGAACGAAGCGCTGCTGGACGACCTGGAGCTGCCGGAGTGGGTGCTGGACATCGACATCGCAGGACGCAGCAAGCACCTGTGGAGCATCCACACGAAAATGCAGCGCGAGGGCAAGGGCCTGGAGCAGATCTTCGACCTGCTGGCCATCCGCGTGATCCTGACCCCCAAAGACCTGATCGTGCCGCCGGGCACCGACGAGAAACGCCGCGAGCGGGCCATCGAGACGCGCGAGAAGCGCATCTGCTACCACACGGTCAGCATCGTGCACTCGGCCTGGACGCCGCTTCCAGGCCGCTTCAAGGACTACATCGCCGTGCCCAAACCCAACGGCTACCAGTCGCTACACACCACCGTGATCTCGCAGAGCGGGCAGCCGATCGAGGTGCAGATCCGCTCGCGGCGTATGCACGAGGTCGCCGAGTACGGCATCGCCGCGCACTGGATGTACAAGCAGGGCTCGCAACTGGCTCAGAAGGACCGTGAGAACTGGATCGCGCAGCTCCGGGAACTCCAGAACGAGATCAACGACGCCTCGGACTACATGGACGCCGTGAAGTCCGATATCCTCTCGCAGCGCGTGCGGGTCTTCACGCCCAAGGGCATGGCCATCAGCCTGCCGCTGGGCAGCACGCCGGTCGATTTCGCGTACCACATCCATTCGCGTATCGGCGAGACGACCATCGGGGCGCGCGTGAACGGCAGCATCGTGCCACTGTCGTACCGGCTGGGCAACGGCGACATGGTCGAGATCGTGACCAGCAAGAACGGGCACCCCAGCAAGGACTGGCTGAACTTCACGGTCACCCGCAGCGCCCGCACGAAGATCCGGCATCACTTCCGCACGCAGGAACGCGCCGAGGCGCTCAAGAAGGGCCACGACCTGCTGGAACGGCACCTGCGCAAGCGTCAGCTGCCGGTGCGGCAGCTCATGCGCACCAAGCTGCTGGAGGAAGCGGCCCAGAAACTCCTGGGCACCCGCAATCCCGACGACCTGTATTTCGCGCTGAGCGCCGGGAAGATCATGCCCGCCACGGTCGGCCGGGTGCTGTCGCCCAGTCTGGCCAGCGAGCAGGGCACCGCGCCGGCCAAACGCGCCGCGAAACCGCGCCCCACGCCCGATACCGGCGGCGTGTACGTCGAGGGCTTCACCACCACCACCAAACTCAGCAACTGCTGCTCGCCCATCCGTGGCGACCAGATCATGGGCTACCTGACGCGTGGCCGGGGCGTGAGCGTGCACCGCATCGATTGCCCGAACATGATCCGACTGCTCAAGGATGAACCGGAACGCTGCGTGGCCGCGTCCTGGGACGCCGAGACGCCCGGCAGCACCCTGGTCGACGTGGACGTGATCGGCCCGGACCGCTCCGGCCTGCTGGCCGACGTGCTGGGCGTGCTCAGCAGCCAGAAACGCAGTCCACTGAAGGTCGAGGCAAAGGTGGGCGTGGACCACGTGGCGCATATCCTGCTGCGCCTCGCCGTGACCGGCAACGCCGATCTCGCCACCGTCCGCACGGCCCTGCTGCGGGTGGAGGGCGTGACGGACATGGTGCGCCTGGGCCGAGATGGCCGTGCCCGCAGCGGGAGCAGCGCGTGA
- a CDS encoding YqjF family protein produces the protein MSDRRPWVLRMTWHDLCFMHWPVPPEHLAPTLPRGLELDTRNGLAWLGVVPFTMTGVSPRGVPDVPGVSTFPELNLRTYVTAGGIGGVWFYSLDAASPLAVRLARALFHLPYFDARMWASHEQGVTRYASLRTHRGAPPGRFAGAYRPVGEPITALPGSLEDWLTNRLYLYSADPAGRVYRGRIHHQAWPLRRAEAVIRENTLTDPLNVTLAGEPHLLHAETLDVRADWVERVR, from the coding sequence ATGAGCGACCGGCGACCGTGGGTGCTGCGCATGACGTGGCACGATCTTTGCTTCATGCACTGGCCGGTTCCGCCCGAGCACCTGGCTCCCACCCTGCCCAGGGGCCTGGAACTCGACACGCGGAACGGACTGGCGTGGCTGGGCGTGGTGCCCTTCACCATGACGGGCGTATCGCCACGTGGCGTGCCGGATGTGCCGGGCGTGAGCACTTTCCCGGAACTGAACCTCCGGACGTACGTGACGGCGGGAGGCATCGGGGGCGTGTGGTTCTACTCGCTGGACGCTGCCAGTCCGCTGGCCGTGCGGCTGGCCCGCGCCCTGTTCCACCTGCCGTACTTCGACGCGCGAATGTGGGCCTCCCACGAGCAGGGCGTGACCCGGTACGCCAGCCTCCGCACGCACCGGGGAGCGCCGCCCGGCCGCTTCGCCGGAGCATACCGGCCGGTGGGCGAGCCAATTACCGCCCTTCCAGGCAGCCTGGAGGACTGGCTGACCAACCGCCTGTACCTGTACTCGGCGGATCCGGCCGGGCGGGTCTACCGGGGGCGGATTCACCACCAGGCGTGGCCGCTGCGCCGCGCGGAGGCCGTCATCCGGGAGAACACCCTGACCGACCCGCTGAACGTGACCCTGGCGGGTGAGCCGCACCTGCTGCACGCCGAGACGCTGGACGTCAGGGCAGACTGGGTCGAGCGGGTGCGGTGA
- a CDS encoding GNAT family N-acetyltransferase — translation MLDAAPLTDRPAPDQPVTDWLDAPTLHGHAVTLEALTEAHAADLAAGADEDTVRFLSRGGPDANTPGAWAGYIRRLNAIPARVNWAVRRLDTGVAVGRISFSEVKPGDRWVEIGTMLLPAAQGVGINPDAKLLLMVRAFEVLGANRVQFKVDARNARSVRAMLKLGAVQEGTLRQYQIRPDGFARDSVMFSVLRSEWSTVKAGLEGRVAAGR, via the coding sequence ATGTTGGACGCAGCGCCCCTCACCGACCGGCCCGCCCCCGACCAGCCCGTCACCGACTGGCTCGACGCTCCCACCCTGCACGGGCATGCGGTCACGCTGGAGGCCCTCACAGAAGCGCACGCGGCCGATCTGGCAGCCGGGGCGGACGAGGACACCGTGCGCTTCCTGTCGCGCGGCGGGCCGGATGCGAACACGCCGGGGGCCTGGGCCGGGTATATCCGGCGGCTGAATGCCATTCCGGCCCGCGTGAACTGGGCGGTCCGGCGCCTCGACACGGGCGTGGCCGTGGGGCGCATCTCGTTCAGTGAGGTGAAGCCCGGCGACCGCTGGGTGGAGATCGGCACCATGCTGTTGCCCGCCGCGCAGGGCGTGGGCATCAATCCCGACGCGAAACTGCTGCTGATGGTGCGGGCCTTCGAGGTGCTGGGTGCGAACCGCGTGCAGTTCAAGGTGGATGCCAGGAATGCCCGTTCGGTCAGGGCCATGCTGAAGCTCGGCGCGGTGCAGGAGGGCACCCTGCGGCAGTACCAGATCCGCCCGGACGGCTTCGCTCGGGATTCCGTGATGTTCAGCGTGCTGCGCAGTGAGTGGTCGACGGTGAAGGCTGGCCTGGAGGGACGCGTGGCTGCCGGCCGCTGA